The genomic stretch AGATTTAATTTCAATTCCAGTGAAGTTGAATTTTCAGTATTAACATTAAAGATGAGACGTTTAAcatgtggaaggagtctccagtgtcagggatTTGTGACAGCTGTAACTTTAAAGCTTTCCGACAtatttagcgcagcagcggagTTTAAAATTTTTTCAGTctctctgtaacatgacaatgagtttttgtttgtttgtttatttgattgtttgtttgtttttgttttgtcttggcTTTAAAATTCAAAAGACAGAATAAAGGAAAGCTGTTGAAGTAACAGCTTTTAtctttatagctgctataacgtattTGAGAAGTGGAAATATCTGGCGTATGTTTATGTAATGATTTAAACTTAGTAAGCATACAAAACTGCTCTGGAAGTAAAGGGACTAAAACACTTCTGGATGTGgtgtaaatgaaaagaaaaatctcCCTCCCCTCTGTTGATTatatccactagatggcagtatAGGTCTGTAAATGCACATTACAAAAAACAAtagatttttgtgtttgttgtgttttatatcaTAATTTATTTTCTCCCACTATTTATTGCACTATGATCTCAAATctgtatgttttaataaaaaataaatatataaacaacaataaaaaaaaaaaaatattgcacatATGCAGATCTATCCATGCTATCTTATAAAACAGGCTAAATGACCTGGCTGGTGTTTGTCTGTTATTCCATGATCAACAAACTGAAAACAACTGATTGATAAACTGATAATGCCTGCACCGTTTATGTATCCTGGCAGATGAATGCACgctattaattaaatattatgcCTCACTGGTGAGTCACTTATCGGCATGTGACAAAGCAGTAAATTGAAAAATCTTTattaccaagctgccaccactaGGCCTTTAACACGAGATAAACATTAGTCACTAAGTGCCTTAAAATTAAATGATAGGGTTGTGAAAACCCATTGCATTGAAATTTCCCATTGCATAACACTTGTGATGGTGATTTCCATCAGTTTTTTGCCCTTGTGAACTGTGGATATAGGTGGGGTCATCCTAGTAGGAGCTACCCCATCATTATCATATGAAGCTGATCAGTCAGGAGCTTTAAACTTATAATGAATTGTATTGATgcctggggggcacggtggcttagtggttagcacgttcgcctcacacctccagggttaggggttcgattcccgcctccgccttgtgtgtgtggtgtttgcatgttctccccgtgcctcgggggtttcctccaggtactccggtttcctcccccggtccaaagacatgcatggtaggttgattggcatctctggagaattgtccatagtgtgtatgtgaatgagagtgtgtgtgtgccctgtgatcagttggcactccgtccagggtgtatcctgccccctgtccccgtgacccgagaagttcggataagcggtagaaaatgactgagtgagagagtgagtattGATGCCTCGCCACACCAGGGTTTTTTGTCGTTCATGTGTACGATATGTTTATCCCCAAAACATTCACAAATTGTGCAGTGAACATGCTTAGAAAAAGCCTTTAAGCATTTCTAATCCATCATTGTAAGTTACATTACAATATTAATGCTCTTCCCTCTGGGCTTCTTTTAGTAGGTCTGAGAGGGAAGACTGGATTCATGGTTGAATAATTGGTTCAAttattaaacagtaataaattgTGGTGTACCACCAGCAGAGTGCTCACTAACTAACGCCTAAAGGGAGACCAGCGATGAATTTGGGTCACTGTGCCTGTGGAGCCGGGGCAATTAATGAAGTGTAGAAACAGGAATCAGCTGCAGTATGTTGTGTAGCTAAGAGCACACAGGCAACCGTATTACACAAATCAACAGTGAATCACCCCACGTTCTAGTTTGTGACTTCAAATCCAACAAGAGGGACATCACTGTCTCTGTAAGTGGTTCTGATTACTGTAcagcaacagctatatatacagtatggttgaaatgacaataaaagcttcttgacttgacttgaagtaTTGTCAGTGAAGACTCAACAGTTAAAGCTTTGGCCTACTGAAGCTTACAGAAGATTGCATGCTATAGTCTAGGTTCTTCCAAGCTTACACTACTGGACACTAGATATAATCtgagtttaataataaacagattaaaaaacaaattgtttttaaCAGTGATAGTGTATGCAAATGTAACATCTATGGAAGAAGTTCCCTGTGTCGGTGCTTTGAGTTTCAGCATTAAAGCTGTATTACATGATGAGatgcgttgttttttttttatttgtcttacaacatttaacaaaactatATTCAGTTTGACTTTaatgtcaatgtgtgtgtgtgttttttttaatgaatatatatatatatatatatatatatatatatatatatatatatatatatatatatatatatatatatatgagaaacTAAACTTTGGTACATGCATTTTTAGGAAAACAGTTAACTTCAGAATGGAAACAGGAAGTCCTTGTATTAATCATTACTTATTTATTGCATCAGGTAACATTAGCAAACCATAAAGTTCGGCTTAAATCACCTGTAattcttttattgtttactcAGTTAATGTGTACTTATTGATATTTGTTTAAACGTTAACTACATATGCATTATGTTCCACACAAATTAACATAAATTAGGTTTGCGTTGAACTcaaaatattggcacccacCGTATGATTTGTGAAATCCTTGATTAAAGCATCATTAGACAGTTTATAGGCTAATGTTGACTTACAgcattataactattattatttaagctTACGGTTTAATGATGTCACTATCTAACGCAGtaattaatgtttgttttattgtaatataGTGTGTCACTGTTTTTATAGTAGAAGCAGTAACATTGTTATTAGTAACATTTAAATATGAGTCTATCAAAATTAATAACGATGAGGTTGCCATGAAAACAGCCATTATCGGCGCGTTCCGCGTTATGAGATAATGTTTTTTAGACGTTAGTAAAACGTTTTGTAACAGCTTGAAAACTGTGATGACTGCATACTCAGCtcattcacaaaaaaataaaataatccttGAATAGGAGGCAAAAGATTTACAATGACGATTACAATTTGTAATGAAGGGAATGAACCGAATGTAAGTAATGTAagggtgtcgtgtgtgtgtgtgtgtgtgtgtgtgtgtgtgtgtgtgtgtgtgtgtgtgtgtgtgtgtgtgtgtgtgtgtgtgtgtgtgtgtgttgtgagtgttgtgaTTGACACTTCTGGTACAATTTGTTCTGTAACACGGATGTGGCCTTAACACCCCTGTGTGAAATCAGACCCTaatcagtattttattttttttaaatatatatttgtgtgctGATTTGAGATCAGCGGTTGGGCGACGTAATTCACCTTCCTCCTGCCTGGAACAAGGCCAATAGTAATGAGGCAGCTCATGAGGGCGTGGGCGATAAAACAGGCAAAACAGCAATATCTTTGTGCTCAGACCATCTTTTACAAACTGAGATAGAACAAGACATCAAGATTCAAGCACAAACACGGTTCataaataagtgtttattttcttttttcctttaggAGCTATACTACACACGGCACTATTCAGTGTAGCTAAAGAGGACTGTGTTAAATACTTTTACACATCACAAtatactgctctctctctctcagtgcatttttttttttttacttcttccatacaacagcagaaaacatcgatcttttttttttcttgaacttGCCTTCATTTCTTTTAGATAAGACATAGGAAACAGGTCAAAGATTAAATAGTACAATGTAAACATTTTCTGATAAatgaattttgtaaaaaaaaaataaaataaaaaaaagggacactacaaaaaaataaaagaaagtggCATCAGTTACGCACGTTCCTGATCTGTGTGTAGATGATTGACTTCTGagcttgttttctgtttttttaaatcattattctCAAGGTAACTACGATGCACCTGCTACATTTACTGAGTAATCACAATGGTGTATAACcattatataacaatatataacaataaaacaactcATTTACCTGCTGCCAGCAGCCAAAGTCTCTGAGGCCCACACCCACAGCAATCATGTCTGATAGGTATGCTTGCACACGGAACAGGAAAGtcggttttgttttgttgagtCGGCCAATTGTGCTAGACATGGACAGAGCCGTGTATTCGGGTTTAAATACACCTTTATCTTAATCAGAGACAAGGTTTGAGCTTGAGTGCTCAATGCTTAATCAAAAATAGAGAGCTACCGGTATTCCTGGAAATGCACGGAAGAGGAAAGAGCTTCAGATCACGAACACTTTTATATCGGGTTCATGAACGATTCGTTATCGTTCTGAGATAATGGGATATTAATAAAGAGAATGATTTTTCATTCCCACTATGGGAGGTAGGACAGGCCTATTCACAACTCTGACTCACAGCTTATTCACAGCTATTCAAAGACGACGGCAAGAGAGCAAAGAcctgggggttttttttttgcgcaaCAAATATGCAGGGCTGAGTTTTAGAAAGAAAGTCATTTAATTTAAGTTATGAGGCCAattatatttgaattttttttaattgggtAATGATTGCAGTGTAgatttgcttgttttgtttctttttaattgaCTTTGTACTGAGAAACAGATCAAAGATTTTGGTCCGtgttacccccccccccccactcaaAAAGTCACATTAGAGGTAGTTTTGCGATTTAAAACCATGAAAATGCGGGAGGAGCTCCTGTATATACACGCTAGGTGTCTATGTTCTCACTGCCAACCTGGGTTTATAAGGAACCATCAGATCTAATATTGTTCGCATATTCTATCGAAGAAACTTCCAAAAACTGCGGTTAATCGGCAACTTAAGCTTGTGTTATGtgttttcaaacaaaaataaaagatattgTGGGTGCATTTCCTGAATGTGAAGCATTGCAAAATTGTCTGTGCAGAAAGATGAACACAAATGCTACATTTAAGCCGTTCCTATGTAACATGCACACTGCAGTTTTTACAATCAAATCTGACAAAGATGGGTCATCCAtatccattctctctctcatacacacacacacacacacacacacacacacacacacacacacacacacacacacacacacacacacacacagtttccatACCACAGATAAGAGCACTAGTGATCCAGGGGCTAAACAGCATACATTTCCAACTTCATGAAAGAACAATGAAACAGTCAGGTGTCATATCAATATCCTTCAATCCTTTGGCCACAAAATACTTCGGCCTAGGCATACTTCATATTTAATGTTCGACACAAACTGAACAGATGCTCTACTGACTCGGCGTCCCTCCACAGTTTCACCTGCGACGCTCCGCGGCTCGCCGCCGGCCACAGAAGCAGCAATCTTCAAAGCAATACCTGACTACTAGCAACAtagtctgtaaaataaaataaaaaaaaaacactgaataaaatgaGGTACCAGACCAGCTCATACCCATCTACTGCAGCATAATCTGCATCTTAAACACTTGGGTTTCACATAATGAACAATGagctaataaaatgtataaaagataATTATTTGGGGATGTTATCGTGTGACCAGTGCCTTTGCAGCTGCACTGTTTACCACCGTTCTGTCTCCATTTAgtgaataacaataataacaacaataacaaaaataaaatcatcagtAACTGCATGTTGTATGGAACTTaccctaatttttttttctcaaaaactAGGGTAAATCTTTAACAACAATAACGACTGCTTAGAAACAGCAGAAGAGTCTGTTTGGTCCTCACACAATGAAGTATTGTCCATGTCCTATTAACTTCGCCTTATACGAGATCTGAGTGTGATTTCTTCTTGCGGTCACATGACCAGTCCAGACTGCTGCCCGAGGCCTCTGTCCTTCGACTCGCAGCAGCACTGTCCACAAAGTACTTCTCATGCTTATCTATATACGTGGGTCGCTGCGGGAGCAGGAAGTAGTGTGTCGTGCTAGCCTTCCTGCCGTTTTCCATGATCGGTAAAATGCAGGGGGAACCCTCGCTGTTCTGTCTCTGCAAACCCCGACTCACATATTTGGGGTCTGGGGCAAAGCTCTGTGTGGGAGGCATTTTGCCGTTGAGGTAAGTGGGAAGGTTTTTGGGGCTCGGCGCACGGGGAATACTGCTGGACAGAGGTTCTCTAGGGGGAACTTTGGGAGGTCGGTCATCATCGCTACATGTCCCAGCGGTGACCTCTGCTGACCAGCGGCGGTAGTCGCCAGTCTTGACAGGTCGTGGGGGAATGGGGACCCGGGGAGGAACTTCGGGCTTGTCCAGGTCTTGCGCATTCCGGTGATGACAGGACAGGCGAAGGGCAGCTGGTTTGTTGTAGGAGCCTGCAGGGCCTGAATGGGAGCGTCGGAGTTTGCGTTGGGCGCGCTCCTGCTGTCGTAGACACGTCGCTTTGTGCTGATGCTGTTGGTGTTCATGTTGTTCCGGTTCCCTTCGCTGTGGAAGAAGGCTTTCCTGGGActcatgttcttgttttttctttgactGCTGATGTTGCTTCCTTTGAGGTGGCACTGGCCCTTCAAAATAGGCATAATTGACTTGTCCGTATTCCCTTAAACTCCGTCGACTAGGCATGCCATAGCGGAAATGGGAAGGTTTTGAGAAAGAATCAGATACCAAACAACGACTGTCATCTCCGTTAAAGAACTCAACCTCACTGTCCACAGTCTGGTCAGGAAGTAAGTCCACAGAGCAAGGGATTGGGGGAAGAGGCTTCGCTGCCCGACTAGGCGTCTGAGGAGGGGAGATGTGGTCCGATACGGTGAGTCGTTGCAAGCCAGGGACCACCTGGTCATCTTCAATGGGACTGGGGGTGTGTGGGACAAACGTGGAGGAGATGCAGATCTGTGTGGGTATGGACTTTCTGGGAGGCAAGGCCTGGGCTCCGGGACCGTGCAGGGTATAGGAAGTGACTCTGTGTTCTGtacaaagaagaaagaaaacaaccagtaatgacatactgtacaaagcattaaactgtctgtctttatttcacAGATAGAAAGGTTTAGCTTACTGTCTCCTGCTAAGAACGAAGGCACCTGCTGCCTGGATTGGACATTGCAATTTACAGGGGCATCAACACTGAAGTAGAAGCTGAAAGATGAAAAATATCAACATTTCACTTTTTTGCACAGAACTAAAGCAATCAGCTAAAATCATGTCAAACAATCAATGCCATTTCTGTGAGTTTATCAGAGCATGGACAGAGCCAAACAAAACTAATCCATCTTCAAGGTTCAGTTTACAATAACACGTTGACGGCCCACCGTAACACTCACTTGTCAAGTTCATGGTCGTATTTCCAGGAGGGCTTGGCTCTGGACATGCTATGGCATTGACTGCTATGCAGGAAGAGGCTTTGTGGGGGTAAACAAATGTCCTGGGCAGTCAAGCCTGCAATGGACATGCTCCAGCAGCAATCGAGTAGCATTCAAGCCAGGAAACATTCACTAAAGCTGTGAGCCACCAAACTGCTGCGCTGTACCTGAAAACACAGCCGTGGAGGGAAGAATGTCACATGAACCATTGTTAACATTTACTCTGACATAAAACACATAGTACAGTTTGAATAAATCAGTGGATGCGTCCTTTTCATTTCCTGTTATTGAGATCTTTTTTGAGAAGTGTAGCTTGATCTCTCTAATTTATGACCGGTCAACCTAGGGCCATCACTGAGGACAGCGGTCctctctgtctttatttatttatttatttatttatttatttatttatttatttatttatttaacagtctTCACTGACTGTAATTGAAGCAGTGCTATTGCACTGTGCTTCAGAGGTCTTTCAGAAAATATAGATTGAGCAATGTTCCCCGGGTTCCACCAGCTATGGTATGACAAACACTcacttttacaaaaaaaaaaaaagaagaagaagaagaattgtcTGAATGATGGCTCATTGCTGTCACAGGTAGGAGTCTCTAAGAGTCTCTCAGAGTCACTGTTATTCTTTGAGGAAATTTCACCACTGCCTCATTATCAACAGTGtttacactacactgcactgaaTAAAACCTAATGCTAATATTATTCTTTAAGCCAGTACTGCGTGATCCCTGTTACTGAGGGCTTTTCATTATAATTGTTTAGACTGGAAACCTTCCATTACACACAGCAGGTTACAACTtgagaatatttatttaaaataccaGCTTTGCCTAATGATTTGTCTCGGCATAGGTCTACATTTATGGAAAATGTCTAGTGAGCGTAAACCCTCAGATGGGTTTGCCGGTAGGTAAAAATAACACAGCATCAAATGAAGACCAGGAGATGACTTAATATTTCATGACAAGCCATATATGGTATTGTTGAAACAAGCtttaagattttaaaatatgtaaGGCATTCATGAAAAATAGTTGTATAATCCTTGTTGTTGCTGCAGACAATGTCGCCTCGGTTTATGTTTACGTACAAGTATCGAACACACGCTATGAGGCGATCTATAAAGCAACCTGCGATCTATACACCTGTCGAGCTTAGAAACCTACTGTATAAGAGCATCACCTGAAGAGAGAGAATCGATGTTCTACAAGTCTGCGTTATGCTGTTACATGCAATCTATTAACGTTTTCCCACAAAGCTGTTGATTATTCAAAACTGATCTAAATCGCATGTTTATACGAACTCATGACCTCGTTTCAATAATAACTCGCGGTTCACAGGGGCTCCGAATAATCtaaggataaaaaaacaaacagattacagaatttactgtaaaatcGTGGATGCTGAGGGAACGAGAACAGGAACTTCTGAAGATGTTAACTAGAACATCATTAACTGTAAACGGATCAAAAAAAATCGACGTGTTGTTCTTTAAGAAGTGAATAATGGGTCAgtgagacataaaaaaaaaaagcactttgaAACActtggattattttcctataacataCCCCATGATGCTATGttccgtatatatatatatatatatatatatatatatacagcaagATTCACACACCGGCTCACATCTTTACACAATGCTGTAAGAGGAGAAAGCATTTGGACCAGAGACCATGTTAGATGTGCCTTTAAATCCAACTGTAACTGTTTGTTTATAACCGTTACTATTTCGATGTTGCAGCACAAAACGACTAcataagcattaaaaaaatctaatctattAACTAAAAATCCCACACACAAGTATGAAAACTCCCCCCTGAATGATGCATTCCTCTGACCGTGTACTGTACACAATCGCTCCTTGCAGTGCAACGTGATCTGTGATAATGAACCCCACGGGGCGAAAGCTTCCTCTCGCAACAGGTGCAAGGCGTACCAGGCTGGACGCGCTCGCTACGGACATTTGTCTGCTGTATTTATGGGCAGCGGAAGTCAACGTCGTGTGTTGCGAAGTTTCTGTGTATTATGAACCAATGAGGTTATACAGGAATTGAATAGAACCAGTTTGAATGCTTTGGAGAGCAAAATGATGCAAGAAAATTTGATCAATTTCTGATGCAAGTGAAATATTTCCAGCTAATTTGTATGATAAAACAGTACTTTGGGGAAAACAAGCCTGAAATACAATTTAACATCTTGGAGACAGATTCGTTCTGCTGTTCCATCAGTGACACCTGAATGTAGTTATAAGCGCCCCATCATCGTGGGAACCTTTCATTTAAACTAAACTCATTTTTGAAGCTATTTATACAGATTTTTAATCGTTTCACTCGCATCTTATTGATAAACTTTCTTTGTGCTAAATTCCTAGTCATGGCTCACCGGTAGAAGAGATTCTTCCTGTTTTGATgcgattaaataaaattattatgttAATTAGAACTGTATTttagaattgaaaaaaaaacatacacattagtgaaaaatattgaaaaaacgctgttttgttttatttgttaaaaaatattttgcaaaatGAAATCAATTTAAAACGGATCAAGAGGGAAATTTGACTTAATAGGCCACTGTGACATTGTGTAACACTGCGACGTTGTAATGATACAAATCAAAATATTGCAAAATTTACCCTGATAACTTAAACATATCGTCCTGTCACACAGCccaaaaggttttatttttttgtgacaaAATCTCAATCAGAatgaacacacactaacacacacactagcacacacacacacacacacacacacactaaaacacacacacacacactaaaacacacacactgtaacatacagacacacactctgtaacacacacacacacacacacacacacacacacacacactgtaacacacacacacacacagttacacagacacacagacagacacacacacacacacaaacacacacacacacacagtaacacacacacagttacacagacacacagacacacagacacacagacagacagacagacagacacacacacacaaacacacacaaacagtaacacacacacacacacacacacacacaaacacacacacacacacacacacacacacacacacacacacacacacacacagttacacagacacacacactgttttacacacacacacacacacacacacacacacacacacacacacacacacacacacacacacacacacacacacacacgcacactgtaacacacacactttctatcTTTACAACAACTCTGGCCGCGTTTTCTAAGCAACCGGACCCGCTCTACTTGCGCGGCAAGGAGGCAACGAGCGCGTGTGAGCGCACGCATGCGCACTGCGTCTAgcccaccaaaaaaaaaaaaaaagaaagaaaaacgaaATGAAGCTTCCTCAAACAGCCAAGTGACTCATCCGGAAAAGTGCGGTCCTGTCAGTGGCTCGGGGGCTCGAACCGTGCGCCCTGTAGTGCTCTAGTCTGCAACAGCACGTCCCTTTACACGCACGGTGCTGAAGAGCGCGTTGGACCTGAAGGCTTCATATGATGACTTTAATGCAGGACAAGTTTCTTTACCGTGGTGCGGATATACAGCAGAAATGTGGAGCAGGCAAATTCACTCACTAAACATGATTTCACACATTTAcaacaacacaaatacataaacacataaatcattaaaaagcgAATGTATCTTATATTAAACCCTATATGGCATTaatgtataataaacactgaaaaggttgatagcgtgtgtgtgtgtgtgtgtgtgtgtgtgtgtgtgtgtgtgtgtgtgtgtgtgtgtgtgtgtgtgtacacacatcaTAACACACTTTGCAACCTAGTGAtctttttattacaaaatacgCTTAATTATTAGAGATTTTTATCTGTTCATTATCTAATATgatcaataaaacattaatagaCACAATAACAGGGtcttaatatctctctctctctctctctctctctctctctctctctctctctctctgtctctctctcatacacacacacacacacacacacacacacacacacacacacacacacacacacacacat from Tachysurus fulvidraco isolate hzauxx_2018 chromosome 2, HZAU_PFXX_2.0, whole genome shotgun sequence encodes the following:
- the errfi1a gene encoding ERBB receptor feedback inhibitor 1a, which encodes MLLDCCWSMSIAGLTAQDICLPPQSLFLHSSQCHSMSRAKPSWKYDHELDNFYFSVDAPVNCNVQSRQQVPSFLAGDKHRVTSYTLHGPGAQALPPRKSIPTQICISSTFVPHTPSPIEDDQVVPGLQRLTVSDHISPPQTPSRAAKPLPPIPCSVDLLPDQTVDSEVEFFNGDDSRCLVSDSFSKPSHFRYGMPSRRSLREYGQVNYAYFEGPVPPQRKQHQQSKKKQEHESQESLLPQRREPEQHEHQQHQHKATCLRQQERAQRKLRRSHSGPAGSYNKPAALRLSCHHRNAQDLDKPEVPPRVPIPPRPVKTGDYRRWSAEVTAGTCSDDDRPPKVPPREPLSSSIPRAPSPKNLPTYLNGKMPPTQSFAPDPKYVSRGLQRQNSEGSPCILPIMENGRKASTTHYFLLPQRPTYIDKHEKYFVDSAAASRRTEASGSSLDWSCDRKKKSHSDLV